Genomic window (Burkholderiales bacterium):
TTCGCGATGGCGGTTATGCCGCTCATAATGCCGCGTCCGGCAGTCGCGGCCACCGCAGAGGAAATCGACCGTGACGCTGCTGCTGCGCTGAATCGCTTGTACGACGAGGAGCCCAAGGCCAAGGAGCTTGGGGCGATAGCAAAAGGCATCCTGGTCTTCCCGAAAATCTACAAAGCTGGCTGGATTGGGGGCGCGCATTTCGGCGAGGGCACCCTGCTCGTGAACGGCAAGTCGGTCGCGTATTACAACTCTACCGAAGCCTCGTACGGCCTGCAGGCTGGAGTGCAGAAGTTCTCGTATGTGTTGTTCATCATGAAAGATTCTGTGCTGGATGAATTGCAGAACAGCGCTGGATTCGAGCTCGGTGTGGGTCCGAGCATTGTGGTGGTGGATGCCGGCGTGGCCAGGACGATGACGACCACGACACTTAAAGCCGATATCTACGCGTTCATCTTCGGCCAGAAAGGGCTGATGGCGGGCCTTGGTGTGAAGGGCTCGAAGCTCACCAAGATCGATAAATGAACCGCTTAGGCAGCCAACGGCATTTCGGAACTGTTCGTTAGTCGTTGCGCAATAAACAGTATCGCGGTGCCGGCAACGCTGCGACTCGCATCAGCCTTTTCCCTTGATGGTCTCGCGTGCACGCTCGCGCTCGGCGCTCTGTTCAAGCACGAGCGTATAGGCGACGTAATACTTGTAAATGTTGCTGACATAGGTGACGGTTTCGCGTCCGATCTTTTCGGCCGCGATCCGCTCGACGTTGTCGAACCACACGTTCGGATCGAGGCCGCGCTTCGCCGCTTCTTTGCGCAACTTTGCAATTCGTGCCGGACCGGCATTGTACGCAGCAAAAGCAAAGAGGTTCCGGTTGAGATCGTCTAGCTGCGCGTCACTGAAATAAGTGTCGAGCATATGCCGCATATATTTTGTTCCGGCATGGATGTTGGCGTCGACCTGATTGATATCCCCTACCTTGAGAGAAGCGCCGGTCGCCGGCATCACCTGCATCACGCCGACCGCACCGACAGAGCTCTTGACGTTCTGGTCGAGGCGCGACTCCTGGTAACCCTGCGCCGCCAGCATCAGCCAGTCAAAACCGTACTGCGCGGCATATTTCTTGAACAGCTCGACCGTGCGCTGGAACTTTTCCATCTCCTCCGCGGATGTAGAATTTGTCACCCACTTTGTGTTCTTGAGATACTTTTGCAGTGTTATGTTGCCGAACTGTGTTCCAATTCGATGGCGCTTCACAAAATCATCGACAGTTTCCTTCAATTTTGGGCTACCTTTGCGGAACGCCCACGCGATGTCGCCTTCTGAATTCGCGGCGACATCTTCGTGCACTTTTATGCTCTTGAAAATTTGCGCCCAGAACTTTGCCTTGTGGTTATCCACGACGATGACCGGCACCAATCCGGCGTTGACCATTTCCAGCAGGTCTTCGTCTTCAAGCTGCTCCGGCGCGAGTTTAAGTTTTACTTCCGGCTTGCCCGCCTTGCGCAACGCCTCGTTAAGCCGCGTGAGGCTCTCGAAGTAGCTGCTGGATTTGCGGACGAAGATTTCTTTACCGGAAAGATCGTCGGTGCTGCGTATGTCAGGCGCGCCCGGTCCGGTGACAACCACCTCGCTCACTCCGTTCCATACCGGTGCCGAGAAATCAACCAGTTTCTGGCGCTCCGGCGTTACTGTGATATTGGCAGCGGCAATATCGCCTCGGCCGTCGCGCAGCGCTGGAAACAATTGGTCACGCCGCACCGGGACGAACACAACGCTCACCCGCAAATGGCTCGTTTTAAGCTTTTTATTGAGGTCGTTTTCAAATGCGTGCAGCGCTTCATAGCTCGCGCCGCGCTGCGTGCCTTTATCGACAAAGTAAAATGTCTTGCTGTAGACGACCAGCGCGCGGATCATT
Coding sequences:
- a CDS encoding lipid-binding SYLF domain-containing protein, which codes for MTKYRIAYAAMIFAMAVMPLIMPRPAVAATAEEIDRDAAAALNRLYDEEPKAKELGAIAKGILVFPKIYKAGWIGGAHFGEGTLLVNGKSVAYYNSTEASYGLQAGVQKFSYVLFIMKDSVLDELQNSAGFELGVGPSIVVVDAGVARTMTTTTLKADIYAFIFGQKGLMAGLGVKGSKLTKIDK
- a CDS encoding transporter substrate-binding domain-containing protein, with the translated sequence MMFQTARLCLHFSGAMLAAMFTVAAVAADTGSAKQKPKGLDLGLINTPWTGDLDGMIKRRMIRALVVYSKTFYFVDKGTQRGASYEALHAFENDLNKKLKTSHLRVSVVFVPVRRDQLFPALRDGRGDIAAANITVTPERQKLVDFSAPVWNGVSEVVVTGPGAPDIRSTDDLSGKEIFVRKSSSYFESLTRLNEALRKAGKPEVKLKLAPEQLEDEDLLEMVNAGLVPVIVVDNHKAKFWAQIFKSIKVHEDVAANSEGDIAWAFRKGSPKLKETVDDFVKRHRIGTQFGNITLQKYLKNTKWVTNSTSAEEMEKFQRTVELFKKYAAQYGFDWLMLAAQGYQESRLDQNVKSSVGAVGVMQVMPATGASLKVGDINQVDANIHAGTKYMRHMLDTYFSDAQLDDLNRNLFAFAAYNAGPARIAKLRKEAAKRGLDPNVWFDNVERIAAEKIGRETVTYVSNIYKYYVAYTLVLEQSAERERARETIKGKG